One Coccinella septempunctata chromosome 1, icCocSept1.1, whole genome shotgun sequence DNA window includes the following coding sequences:
- the LOC123309282 gene encoding caspase-1-like: MASSNGVGVDTIGVEIIEKTFEQPIDTGDAGVINENGNNDQGDAFGTTQPTYGEIYARMPVERDAIFYNMNHKKRGLALIFNHENFDVAGLKPRAGTGEDCNNLKKCLTNLNFDVQVFKDVKYHAIEEHIAQASKMDHSEHDCIVVSILSHGEQGIIYAKDTHYKPDILWSYFTPDKCPTLAGKPKLFFIQACQGDKLDPGVKMFTRTETDGDVVASYRIPLQADFLVMYSTVKGFYSWRNTTRGSWFIQALTRELEARAYECDLLTILTFVNQRVAIDFESNVPDTPVMHRQKQVPCIMSMLLRLVQFKKK; this comes from the exons ATGGCTTCATCGAACGGGGTTGGGGTGGACACTATAGGAGTTGAGATCATTGAAAAAACTTTCGAACAACCCATTGATACTGGTGATGCAGGTGTTATCAATGAGAATGGAAATAACGATCAGGGAGATGCTTTTGGGACCACACA GCCCACTTATGGCGAGATATATGCCCGAATGCCTGTGGAAAGAGATGCCATATTTTACAATATGAATCATAAAAAGAGAGGACTGGCCCTGATATTCAATCACGAAAATTTTGATGTTGCTGGTTTGAAACCGAGGGCAGGAACCGGGGAAGACtgtaataatttgaaaaaatgcttaACCAATTTGAATTTCGATGTGCAGGTGTTCAAAGACGTAAAGTACCATGCTATCGAAGAACATATTGCACAAG CATCAAAAATGGACCACTCAGAACATGACTGCATCGTTGTTTCAATCTTATCTCATGGGGAACAAGGAATCATTTATGCGAAAGATACCCATTACAAACCAGATATTTTGTGGTCTTATTTTACTCCAGATAAGTGCCCTACTCTTGCTGGAAAGCCTAAACTGTTCTTCATTCAGGCTTGCCAGGGAGATAAGCTGGATCCTGGAGTGAAGATGTTCACAAGAACTGAAACGGATGGTGATGTTGTTGCCTCTTATAGAATTCCCCTACAAGCAGATTTCCTCGTTATGTATTCCACTGTTAAAG gTTTCTATTCTTGGCGCAACACAACGAGAGGCTCTTGGTTCATTCAAGCCTTAACGAGGGAATTAGAGGCTCGCGCTTATGAATGTGATCTCCTGACAATCTTAACATTTGTCAATCAACGTGTAGCCATAGACTTCGAGAGTAACGTTCCTGATACCCCAGTGATGCACCGCCAAAAACAAGTTCCTTGTATTATGAGTATGCTTCTTAGATTGGTTCAGTTCAAGAAGAAGTAA